One genomic window of Trichlorobacter lovleyi includes the following:
- a CDS encoding protein-glutamate methylesterase/protein-glutamine glutaminase has product MFSPTSGSKTRVLIVDDSSFMRMAIRGILVKEPSIEVVGTASDGVEGVEKAIALKPDLITMDVEMPRMDGISALKQIMAKAPTKVLMVSTLTNEGAKATFEALDAGALDYIPKNVTDSSDAQNIFRDELLKKVREATRSRILRPASGLSMPRPGTLAAPPPRAAVKTSKIHSKKITHVGIGASTGGPVALQEVISRIPMNFPYGIVVAIHMPKAFTGPYADRLNAKCSITVKEAVDGEAIKPGTILIAPGGMHTQVVRGAGGLVVKTAPTSAYPQYVYIPSVDLMISSMAEATAGSMLGVVLTGMGNDGFKGMQLLKQKGGVTLVQDEATSTIYGMPKACVDGGVADEVLPLGQIGYEIGKFMG; this is encoded by the coding sequence ATGTTTTCTCCAACGTCGGGTAGCAAGACCCGTGTTCTGATTGTTGATGATTCATCCTTCATGCGGATGGCGATTCGTGGCATTCTGGTCAAAGAGCCCTCCATCGAGGTCGTCGGCACAGCCAGTGACGGGGTTGAGGGGGTTGAAAAGGCAATTGCCCTGAAACCCGACCTGATCACCATGGACGTTGAAATGCCGCGTATGGACGGGATTTCTGCGTTGAAACAGATCATGGCCAAGGCCCCCACCAAGGTCCTGATGGTTTCCACCCTTACCAACGAAGGGGCCAAGGCAACCTTTGAGGCGCTGGACGCCGGGGCGTTGGACTATATCCCTAAAAACGTCACCGATTCATCCGATGCCCAGAACATCTTCCGTGATGAACTGCTCAAAAAGGTTCGTGAAGCGACCCGTTCCCGCATCCTGCGTCCGGCAAGCGGTTTGAGCATGCCCCGTCCGGGCACGCTGGCTGCGCCGCCCCCCCGGGCAGCCGTCAAGACCTCAAAGATCCATTCCAAAAAAATCACCCATGTCGGCATCGGCGCCTCAACCGGCGGTCCGGTGGCACTGCAGGAGGTCATCTCCCGCATCCCGATGAACTTCCCCTACGGTATCGTGGTGGCGATCCACATGCCCAAGGCCTTTACCGGTCCCTATGCCGACCGCCTGAATGCCAAGTGTTCCATCACGGTCAAAGAGGCGGTTGATGGTGAAGCGATCAAACCGGGTACCATCCTGATCGCGCCCGGAGGCATGCATACCCAGGTGGTACGCGGCGCCGGCGGCCTGGTGGTCAAGACAGCTCCGACCTCGGCCTACCCCCAGTATGTCTATATCCCTTCCGTAGACCTGATGATCTCTTCCATGGCAGAGGCCACGGCAGGCTCCATGCTGGGGGTGGTCTTAACCGGCATGGGCAATGATGGTTTCAAGGGGATGCAGTTGCTGAAACAAAAAGGAGGAGTGACCCTGGTACAGGATGAAGCAACCTCGACCATTTACGGCATGCCCAAGGCCTGTGTGGATGGCGGGGTGGCTGATGAAGTGCTGCCGCTGGGACAGATCGGCTACGAGATTGGCAAGTTCATGGGCTAG